CGCATCCGAGGATCGATTCCCGCCAAGCCACCGTTCGGCTTGGCAGCCCCCGCGCCATCGCGGTGACGGATTCGATGATGGACTGCCGCATTGCCAGTGACCCGAACCAGCCCCCCTTTTCTTGCCAACTTAACGTTGGGGTCGATCTTCCGAAGTTCGCGCACCATCGTCGCGGAGACCTTGGCGGCCGGATAATCTAACGCGGCGGCAACGCTTTCTTCAATCGGATGAAACCGAAATAAGGACTGCTGCGGATCATAGCTTGGACTCAAATCGAATCCCGCCGCAAGTAGCACCAAGGCATCGACCACATCGATCGAATTCAAATGCTTCCGATCCCAGAGATCGTGCGGAAGCGATTCGGCCGCCACGGATGTCTGCCATAACTGGCCGATCTGTTGGGCGATCTCCGCCGGCGTGGTCAAGCGATCCCAAGCGAGGTCATGATCTTCCAACAACCGCGTCGATGCGGCGCCGCTGGCGCTGCGCAATCGAGCCCGCAGCGCCAAGATCCGTGTTGCCGCATCGATCGCCTTGCCCCGCGGCGCAACGATCACGATAGGATCGCAAAATCCGATTTCGAGATCTGATTTCGTCCCGATCGCCTGCAGGGTCGCTTCCAACGAACCGGCCGCGGCCGACAGCGAGACGATGGTCGTCGGATCGACGCGGCGATCGAGCCAGATATTCACCCCATGCGTTTCGCGAACCCGTTGGGCCACCACGCGCAACGGCAACTGAGTCCCGACGACGCGGCAGACCGACTTCAGTTGATCGCCGAAGTCATCGGCCACCAACACATTTGGCAAGACGGACATCTGCACAGCTGCCGCTACCCAACAGACCGACCAGCGAGCGACAGAGCGTAGATTCACAAGGAGGTCCGACGTACGGGTTGGCGACGGTCCCATCGAACGGATCGACGAGGACGTAAAATGGAACTAGGTGCAAGCTGGCCTCACCCACGATTTCGTCGGACGCAGTCCCTGGGCGGCTCTCCGGTCCCAGCTGGCAATCCTTATTATATCGACGCAGCGTCCCGATGGCAGCAGCGGACTACGCACCTCACAGGGCGGAACCCGGATCCCATTGACACTCGCTGAAATCAACGTTACCCTCACGATCCACAGCACAAACTCCATAGAATTCACCACAATGCCGACCGTTTCGATTATTGACTTCGCTGTCATTATTATTGCTCCGTCGACCTGACGCCGAGCCGAGCGGGATTGTGTTTTGAAAGCAAACGTTAACAAACCCCTAAGGCTTCCGGCCTTTGGGGTTTTTTTTGTATTCTATCGACAACCCATCATCTGACCTAATTCCATGCGATCGATCAAAACCTACGACACCACACTGCGTGATGGCACGCAAGGCGAAGGCGTTAGCTTCTCGTTACAGGACAAACTGCTGATTGCCCAGCGGTTGGCCGAATTGGGTGTGGAATTCATCGAAGGTGGTTATCCGCTGTCGAACGAAAAGGACGTCGCATTCTTCCAACAAGTCCGCAACCTCGACCTCGGATCGTCGAAAGTCTGCGCCTTTGGAATGACACGCCGTCGTGGAATCAAGGCGGCTGACGATCCGGGAATGATCGCGCTGGCAAAAGCCCAAACGCCGGTCTACACGTTTGTCGGGAAAACCTCCGACTTTCACGCCACCGAGGTGCTGAACGTTTCGCTGGAAGAAAACTTAGAAATGATCGGCGACAGCGCCGCGTTTTTGAAGAAGTGTGGCGATGTGATCTACGACGCCGAACACTTCTTCGATGGCTGGAAAGCGAATCCTGCTTATGCCGCTCAAACGATCCAAGCCGCCGCTTCGGCTGGCGCGGGGTGGATCGTGTTGTGCGATACCAATGGCGGCAGCATGCCCGAAGAGGTCAGCGAAATCGTTCGCGCCGCGATCGAAGCTGTCAAAGACTACGACGTCCAAGTCGGCATCCACTGCCACAACGACTGCGAACTGGCCGTTGCCAACACCTTGGTTGCTGTCGACGCCGGCGCTAACCAAGTGCAAGGGACGATCAACGGCATCGGCGAGCGCTGTGGCAACGCCGATCTGATCTCGGTGATGGCCAACCTGCAACTCAAGCGAGGCTACGAGGTGCTCGGCGGAGACCAGATGCAGCACCTGACCGAACTCAGCCGATTTGTCTACGAAACGGCCAACATGCAGCTCCGCAACAACCAACCCTTTGTGGGCCAAAGCGCGTTTGCTCACAAAGGCGGAATGCACGTTCATGCGATCGCCAAAGCGACCAGCACTTACGAACACATCGATCCCGAATCGGTCGGCAACGAGCGACGGATTCTTGTCAGCGAACTGAGCGGTCGCAGCAACATCGCCGCGTTAACCAGCAAGCACAACATCGACGCCGATCGCGCTTTGATGGACAAGATCTTGGCCGAAGTCGTCCGCTTGGAGAATTTGGGCTACCAGTTTGAGACCGCCGATGGATCGTTCAACCTATTGGTCAAACGGTGTGCCGAGCAATACAATCCGCATTTCCAACCGATCAAATATCGCTGTGTTGCCGGCGATCGCGATGCCTTGACACATGTCGCGTTTGCCGAAGCGATCATCAAACTTTCGGTCGGTGACGACGTCCGATTCGAAGCGGCCGAAGGGCATGGCCCGATCAACGCCATGGACACCGCATTGCGCAAGGCATTGCAAATCGATTACCCGATGCTCGAAGAAATGCATCTTGTCGATTACAAGGTTCGCGTCGTCAATTGCGACGAAGGAACCGCCGCGCACATCCGCGTAAACATCGAAAGCACCGACGGCAAGAACCGTTGGGGAACGATTGGTGTCAGCGAGAACCTGATTGAAGCTAGCTGGTTAGCACTGGTCGATGCGGTTGAATACAAACTGCACCTGGCCGATGAGGCAGCGAAATAACACCGCTGCGTGAATGATCGTCGGACGCCGGTGTGTTCCGATCCGTTTCCAATCCCCAGTCCATCTCACTCCACTTCCGAACAATGACTCACGAGCTGCCAAACCGTTTCGACCATACCGAAGCTTGTCAAACGATTTACGACGCGTGGCAACAAGCTGGCTGCTTTGACGCCGAGCCCGATCCCAACAAGAAACCGTTTGCGATCGTGATTCCGCCACCCAACGTGACCGGTGCATTGCACCTGGGGCACGGGCTCAACAACACGCTGCAAGACGTGTTGGTTCGGATGCGCCGCATGCAGGGCTATGCAGCGCTCTGGATGCCCGGAACCGATCACGCCGGTATCGCCACGCAAGCGGTCGTCGAGCGTCGCTTGAAGGAACTGGAAAACAAAACTCGCCACGACCTGGGCCGCGAGGAATTGGTCGCGAGAATCTGGAAGTGGAAAGACCAATACGAGACTCGCATTCTCGGGCAACTGAAGCGGATGGGGTGCAGTTGCGATTGGCGGCGGACGCGGTTCACACTGGACGACACCTGCGCCGCGGCAGTGCGGGCCACGTTCTTCGATCTGTTTGGAAAACAATTGATCCACCGGGGCAAGAAGCTCGTCAACTGGGACACCTTCCTGCAAACCGCCGTCAGCGATGACGAAGTATTCCACGAAACGAAGCAGGGGCATTTCTGGCATTATCAATATCCCGTCATCGATCCCAAACCGGGCGAGCCGACCAGCGTGACAATCGCCACGACGCGGCCCGAGACGATGCTGGGAGACACCGCAGTTGCCGTCCATCCCGACCCCGAACAACAATTGGACAAGGTCGAAGCGGAACTGCAAGAGAAATTGGCGGCGGCCAGCGATAAGGAACGCCCCGAAATCGAAGCCCAGTTGAAAGCGATCGCCAAGCGTCGCCAATCGCATCTGCCGATGTTGATTCAATTGCGAGATATGGCGTTGGACGGCCGTAAGCTCCGACTGCCGTTATTAGGTCGCGAGATCCCGTTGGTCGCCGACCTGTGGGCCAAGCCCGAACTGGGCAGCGGTTGCGTGAAGATCACGCCGGCCCACGACCCCAACGATTATGAAGTCGGTCTGCGGCAAGATCTGCCGATGATCAACATTCTGAATTCCGATGGCACGATGAATTCGGAAGCCGGTCCCTACGAAGGACTGACGATCAAGCAAGCCCGCACGAAGGTCGTTGCCGATCTGGAAGAGGCAGGCCTGATGGTCAAGATCGAAGATCGTGAGATCGAACTCGGACTCAGCGACCGCAGCAAAACCGCGATCGAACCCTACCTGGCCGATCAATGGTTCGTGAAGATGGATACGTTGGCCCAATCGGCGATGGATGCCGTTTCGGATGAACGCGTGCAGATCTTCCCACCTCGTTACCGCAAGGGTTATCTCGATTGGTTGGGTGAAAAACGGGATTGGCCCGTCAGTCGCCAATTGTGGTGGGGCCATCGAATTCCGATCTGGTCGACGATCTGTTCGACCGCCGCCGAAGCGTCAGCGATGTCCGAAAAACTGGACGCCATCGCCGCGGCAAACGATGGGCAATTGGTACACAACGTCGCCGAAGATCACTCGGTTCATGCCTGCATCAAATCCGAAAACGCCGCGATCGAAAAACAAGTCGAAGAGATCGGCCTGGTCCAGGACCCCGACGTTTTGGATACCTGGTTCAGCAGCGCCCTATGGCCTCATTCGACCCTCGGTTGGCCAGAACAAACCGAGGAACTGAAATACTTCTATCCGACCAGTACGCTGATCACCAGCCGCGACATCATCACGCTGTGGGTTGCCCGGATGGTCTTGATGGGACTGAACAACGTCGGAGAGATTCCGTTCCGCGAAGTTTTCATCCATCCAAAAATCATGGATGGCAACGGCGAAACGATGTCCAAATCGAAGGGGAACGGTGTCGATCCGAACGACGTGATCGATAAATTTGGCCCCGATTCGCTCCGCTTTGGCTTGGCGTGGATCGCTGCTGAAACCCAAGACGTGCGGATGCCCGTCCAGTTCGAGTGCCCGCACTGCGAAAAACTGAACGACCAAACCAAAAAGAACCGACAGCTGCCGCGGATTGCCTGCAAGCACTGTAAAAAAGAGTTCTCGACGCAGTGGGCCGAAGCGGAAGCGGACATCGCGTTGCCCAAAGCCGCCGTCGTCAGCGAGCGTTTTGAACAGGCGAGAAACTTCACAAACAAATTGTGGAACGCAGCCCGGTTTGCGATGTTGAACCTGGAATCGACACCGACCACGCCGTTGGACGTGAGCACATTGGAGACCGAGGACCGTTGGATCCTCAGCCGTTTGGCATCGGTAACCAAGCAGGTAACCGATGCGTTGGAACACTACCACTACGCCGACGCCGCACGCGCGTTGTACGATTTCGCCTGGGATGAATTCTGCAGCTTCTACGTCGAAATGGCCAAGCCGCGTTTGAACGATCCCGAGCAATCGGGGCCGACGAAACAAGTTCTCGCGCATACGTTGGATACGCTGTTGCGATTGCTGCATCCGATCATGCCGTTCGTCACCGAATCGATCTGGCAACATCTGGGACAAATCGCGCCGACGCGAGGGCTGGGCGAACCTCAACCGGCCGCCCAATGGTTGATGCTGGCCCAATGGCCCATCGCCGACACCTCGCAGATCGACCCGGTGATCGAAGAGCGATTTGCGATCTTCCAAACCGTGTTGGGAGCGATCCGCGAGATCCGCAGTCGCCAAGGAATCACCCGCGACACCGTCCCGTTCGCCGTTCGCTGCTCGCCCGCAACCGCCGAACTGTTGCAGCCGATGACGACCTACTTCGCTGCGTTGGCGCATGCCGATGCAACCGGGTTGGGCCCCGACCAAACGGCCCCCGCCACTTCGGCTCACGTCGCACTGCCGCAGATCGATGTCGACGTCTATGTCGATCTCGAGAAGTTCATCGATGTCGATGCGGAACTGGAACGCAACGGCAAGCTGTTGGAGAATCTGATCAAACAGATCTCTGGCAAGCAGAACAAACTGGCCAACGAGAGCTTTGTCGATCGAGCCCCAGCCGAAGTCGTGCAAAAAGAGCGGCAGAGTTTGGGCGAGTTGAAGCAGCAGCGGACAGCGGTCGAACAAGCGATCAAGGACCTGCAATCGCGGAAGGCTTAGTGCCCGCCGCGTCGGTGCGGATCAACACGAACAACCCCGCCGCGATCAAGTCGGCGGTGGTTCCTGGGTTGCGGCGGTTTGCATCGCCGCGAAGCCAGCGATCCAGTTCGATCCACTCTGCCGATCCCACATCCCAACGGCCCAGATCGGCAACGACACGGGCCCGTCGACGCGTTTCTTTTGCGATCGCGTCGCCACATTTTCGTTGAATCAACGTGTCGACGTGCGAGGACAACATCGCGATCTGAGCATGGGAGATGCCGCGCAACAGATCCCCCTGGTCGCTGATCGCGCTATCTAAACAAGGGACCACCACGTCGAACAGAAAGCGAAAATCGGTGCTGTACTGTTCGGCAATCTTGTCGCGATCCTGCCCCAAACGCATCGCTTCCAACAGATCGACGTCGGACTCGGTC
Above is a genomic segment from Rosistilla ulvae containing:
- a CDS encoding valine--tRNA ligase produces the protein MTHELPNRFDHTEACQTIYDAWQQAGCFDAEPDPNKKPFAIVIPPPNVTGALHLGHGLNNTLQDVLVRMRRMQGYAALWMPGTDHAGIATQAVVERRLKELENKTRHDLGREELVARIWKWKDQYETRILGQLKRMGCSCDWRRTRFTLDDTCAAAVRATFFDLFGKQLIHRGKKLVNWDTFLQTAVSDDEVFHETKQGHFWHYQYPVIDPKPGEPTSVTIATTRPETMLGDTAVAVHPDPEQQLDKVEAELQEKLAAASDKERPEIEAQLKAIAKRRQSHLPMLIQLRDMALDGRKLRLPLLGREIPLVADLWAKPELGSGCVKITPAHDPNDYEVGLRQDLPMINILNSDGTMNSEAGPYEGLTIKQARTKVVADLEEAGLMVKIEDREIELGLSDRSKTAIEPYLADQWFVKMDTLAQSAMDAVSDERVQIFPPRYRKGYLDWLGEKRDWPVSRQLWWGHRIPIWSTICSTAAEASAMSEKLDAIAAANDGQLVHNVAEDHSVHACIKSENAAIEKQVEEIGLVQDPDVLDTWFSSALWPHSTLGWPEQTEELKYFYPTSTLITSRDIITLWVARMVLMGLNNVGEIPFREVFIHPKIMDGNGETMSKSKGNGVDPNDVIDKFGPDSLRFGLAWIAAETQDVRMPVQFECPHCEKLNDQTKKNRQLPRIACKHCKKEFSTQWAEAEADIALPKAAVVSERFEQARNFTNKLWNAARFAMLNLESTPTTPLDVSTLETEDRWILSRLASVTKQVTDALEHYHYADAARALYDFAWDEFCSFYVEMAKPRLNDPEQSGPTKQVLAHTLDTLLRLLHPIMPFVTESIWQHLGQIAPTRGLGEPQPAAQWLMLAQWPIADTSQIDPVIEERFAIFQTVLGAIREIRSRQGITRDTVPFAVRCSPATAELLQPMTTYFAALAHADATGLGPDQTAPATSAHVALPQIDVDVYVDLEKFIDVDAELERNGKLLENLIKQISGKQNKLANESFVDRAPAEVVQKERQSLGELKQQRTAVEQAIKDLQSRKA
- the cimA gene encoding citramalate synthase, with protein sequence MRSIKTYDTTLRDGTQGEGVSFSLQDKLLIAQRLAELGVEFIEGGYPLSNEKDVAFFQQVRNLDLGSSKVCAFGMTRRRGIKAADDPGMIALAKAQTPVYTFVGKTSDFHATEVLNVSLEENLEMIGDSAAFLKKCGDVIYDAEHFFDGWKANPAYAAQTIQAAASAGAGWIVLCDTNGGSMPEEVSEIVRAAIEAVKDYDVQVGIHCHNDCELAVANTLVAVDAGANQVQGTINGIGERCGNADLISVMANLQLKRGYEVLGGDQMQHLTELSRFVYETANMQLRNNQPFVGQSAFAHKGGMHVHAIAKATSTYEHIDPESVGNERRILVSELSGRSNIAALTSKHNIDADRALMDKILAEVVRLENLGYQFETADGSFNLLVKRCAEQYNPHFQPIKYRCVAGDRDALTHVAFAEAIIKLSVGDDVRFEAAEGHGPINAMDTALRKALQIDYPMLEEMHLVDYKVRVVNCDEGTAAHIRVNIESTDGKNRWGTIGVSENLIEASWLALVDAVEYKLHLADEAAK